From the genome of Alphaproteobacteria bacterium:
TAAATATATCTATGGGTTGTTCAAATATTATCTATTTATAAAGGATTGCGTTTTCATTAGCATAAAAAAAACCTGAGAAAAATCTCAGGTTTTTAAATTTGACTTAAAAGCAAAAGAAATTATCGTGAATAAAACTCGACAACCAAATTTGGTTCCATACTAACTGGGTAAGGAACATCTGCAAGTTTCGGTCCCCGAATAAAGCGTCCTTTAAAACCCTTATGATCCGCTTCAACGTAGTCTGGAACGTCACGCTCATTAGATTGAATGGCTAGAGCCACGTTGACATTATCTTTCATACGACCGCCAACGACTATTTCATCGCCATCACGAACCTGATAAGAAGGAATGTTAACGCGCTTGCCATTTACTTGAACGTGACCGTGGTTCACAAATTGACGCGCAGCAAAAACAGTAGATACAAATTTCATTCGGTATATAACCGCATCCAAACGACGTTCCAAAAGCTCAATAAGATTTTCAGAAGTGTCTCCACGGCGACGCACGGCTTCTTCGTACAAACGACGAAACTGGCGCTCATTTATATTACCATAGTATCCTTTGAGCTTTTGTTTGGCTCGCAGTTGAATACCATAGTCAGAGGGCTTAGAGCGTTGTTGTCCATGTTGACCGGGTCCATAATTACGGCGATTAACTGGGCTTTTTGGGCGACCCCATAAGTTTACACCCAAACGACGATCAATTTTGTGCTTTGCTGTCACGCGCTTTGTCATAAATAAAACCTATCTTTACAAGATCTAATAATGTTTTGACATAAATGTCTATGGTTTGAAATACGATGTTTTACACCCATTTGTCAAATCGTTTATTAAAAAAGAGACTCCTTTTTTCATTTCTTCTCCCACTTTCACCGATTTTTAACGATAAGGGACTTATATTTAAGAATAAACCTCTGTCTAAAGGAAGTGATTATGATTAGTTTGAAGAAATTATCAAAGCTCATTTTTACTTACCATATGCTCATCTTGGCATCAATAGCTACCAATTCACAAGGGAATATTGTTGTGGGCCCGGTACCTGTAAATCCTACTGCGCCCTTAAATGAGCTTTCTGTAGCTCCCTCACCTATTGATACGATTTTTGAAGAAATACTTTCCTCCAAAAAAATTGCAGCAGACAAAGATTTAATGACATTTTACGAAAAAATGGGGAGACAACCTGTTTGGTTTTTTCAAGGTAATCTTACAAAGTGTGGTCAAATCGCCGTTGAAACCCTTAAGGAAGCTGCTCTTGAAGGCTTAAATCCTCAAGATTACGAAGATGCAACAACATTTGGTACTCATCCGACTCAATGGGCGGAGGCTGAAATTCTCCTTACCAAACGCTATTTGGATTACATTAACCACCTCAGAGTCGGAAGAATCGACCCTGCAAGAATCAGCAATGATATAAAATTTAAAAGCCCAAAGACAAGTGCGGTAGACCTTCTTTGGAATGCAGTGCATGATAAGGCCTCTCAATGTACAAAACTTAAAACCTTAGAGCCGAATATCCCTCAGTATATTCATATGAGAGAGCTGTTGGGTCATTACAGAGCGTTAGCAAAAGAAAATAAAGAGTGGCCAAACATAAAAACTAAAAATAAGCTTAAACTTGACGATCAAGGTCCCGATGTAAAAATTTTACGACAAATTCTTATTCTGCATGGAGATTTAAAGGAAGAATTAGGAAGCTCGGAAAAATTTGACAAAGATGTTGACCTGGCTTTACGTCAATTCCAGAAACGTCATACTCTTGATGCAGATGGCATTGTCACAAGTAAAACAAAAGAAGCATTAAATGTGCCGATTGAAGATCTTATCCACAAAGTGATTATAAATATGGAACGATTGCGCTGGTTACCAGATGAATTGGGTGATAAGCACATTATTGTTAATGTAGCGGGTTACGAAGTCCGAGCTTACGAAAATGCAGACCTCAAGCTAACAATCCCTGCCATTGTTGGACGTCCGAGTCGCCGGACTCCTTTATTCTATGCTCCTTTAAGGAATGTCATCATTAACCCTTCATGGGGCGTACCGTACAATATTTTGGTTCATGACAAGCTTCCAAAAATTATTAATGATCCTGATTACGTACGTCGCTCAGGCTTTACGGTGACAGATGATTCCGGTCAAGTGGTAGACCCTGATCAAGCTGATTGGGAAAATGAAGGTACTCGTTATCATTTGCGGCAAAGTCCGGGTCGTAGCAATGCTTTGGGCCGCATTAAGTTTAATATTGAAAACCCATACACAATTTATTTGCACGGCACCCCAGAAGAAAAGCTTTTTCAAAAAACAGCCCGCGCCTTCTCTTCCGGTTGTATTCGACTGAAAACACCTGTCCAACTTGCGGAATGGGCGTTAAGTAATGCTAACAAATGGTCCGTCGAGGATATTGAGAAAGCCATTGGACAAGGGAGAACACAAACCGTTAAACCTGAAGATGATATTTCTGTATACTTTACCTATCAAACTGTATGGATGGGTGATGACAACCTTATTCATATCAGTGATGATCCTTACCGAATGGATCCGAAGATGTTGAAAGTATTAAACCCGGGAGAGTAAGTTCCGTCTATTTTTCATAATCTTTCACCAAATGCGCCACGCGGTTGGCGTATTTGCCTCCGTGACTCCACTTTCGAGAATGATAACTAGCAACAGCTTTTGCCCAACGACCTGATTCTTGGTATAACTCTTTTAAAAAGTAAGCTGCATAAAGAATATTCAATCTCGGATTCAGCATTTCTGACACACGGGAAAAACCCGCCCCATGAAATCCCCAATTTACTTGCATACATCCTAAATCCGTTTGATAACGAACCCTTTTCGGCAAAGTCTTTAAAAACTTTTCGGCAGCGGCTTTGTTGGGAAAATAATGACCTTTTCCCTTAACATTAATCGTCCAAGGCCAAGGTCTAGTTCCCAAATTACTTTCAGCTTTGGCAACGGCCCAAATAATTTCAGGCAAAACGCCTGTTTTTTGAGCCGCTTCTTCAATGTACTTTTCGCAATAATAGTGGGGAGTTGCAAAACCTTCAGCTAGAAAAAATAAATTAGTGAATATTACAACGAGCACACGGACATTTCGTACCATCCCGCCAACCCTCCCAAACCTACTTTTCTGGCAAAACCTGAGGTTTACAAGTCACAATATAGAATTTTAATTAAAATTTTAAAGAGGTCTACAATGCAATTTTTGACTGAGTAGCCGCGGCTAAGGTGTTTTCTAAAAGATAAGTTACCGTCATAGGGCCAACACCACCAGGAACAGGGGTAAGAAACCCAGCAACTTTCCTCACTCCCTCAAAATCAACATCACCTTTCAGGGAAACTGTGCCATTAGGCTCTACGACACGAGAAATCCCAATATCAATAACAACAGCACCCGGCTTTATATAATCTGCAGTAATGAGACCAGGTTTTCCAATTGCCGTTACCAGAATATCCGCGCGACGGCACTCTTCCGCTAGATTAAGAGTTTGCGAATGGGTTTGAACCACGGTTGCATTTTTAAAACTTAATAATAAAGCAGTCGGTCGACCCACTAAAACAGATCTTCCCACCACAACGGCATGTTTTCCTTCAACTGATGGCATTATAGAGTGAATTAAGTGAAGACATCCTAAAGGCGTACAGGGGACAAGGTTGGGACGCCCTGCAAACAAAAGACCTAAATTTTGTGGATGCAATCCATCAACATCTTTATGGGGCAATAAACGAGAAATGATGCGTGCCGTATCTAGAGATTCTGGCAACGGCAATTGAATGAGAATTCCATGAACGCGATCATCAGCGTTTAAATCATCAATCTTGGCAAGGATTTCTGTTTCTGAAGTCTGCTCAGGCATAAGAAAAACTTCTGACCGAATCCCTACCTCTTCACAAGATTTTCTCTTATTTTTTACATAGACCTGACTGGCGGGATTATCACCCACCAAAAGAACCGCAAGTCCAGGAGGATATCCGTGACTCTTCTTAAAATCCGACACCTTGATAGAAATATCTTGTCGAATTTGTGTCGCGATCGCATTTCCATCAATTAATATTGCTGCCATAGGACTCTCTTAGAAAGGAAATTTTATGGCCAATTGTAATAGGATCCCTTGAATTAAATAAATAGCAAGAATGAGAACCACCGGGGAAAGATCAACGCCCGCCATTTGAGGAAGGAGTCGACGAATGGGAACCAGAGCTGGTTCAACAATCCGAAACAAAAATGTATGAATTCCATATACAAAATTATTATAGCGATTGATAATATTAAATTGTTCAAGCCATCCCAGAACAATATAAATAACAATGGCCCACCAATAGGCATTCAAAGCCATAATAATTACACGAATCATAGGTATCAAAATTATATCCATTTTACATCCTCCTTTAAGAAGCTAATCGTGACGATACTTCGTTTTTCTCGTGAATACCCAAAGCATCCAATGCCTGAATCAAAATATGATGAGCTGTTAATCCAGCTTCCTCATATTGCATTGCAGGTGTGGCATGGTCAATAAGGCGATCAGGCAACATCATCGTCCGAATTTTTATACCTTTATCTAAGAGACCTTGAGTTTCTAGGACATGAAAGACTTGTGTTGCAAATCCGCCAATTGAACCCTCTTCAAGGGTTATCAGAACTTCATGATTATGAACAAGTTGACCAATTAACTCAATGTCGATTGGTTTTGCAAACCGCGCATCGGCTACTGTGGTAGATAAACCATACCCACTCAGCAGATCAGCTGCCTTTAAGGCTTCCCCAAGACGACTTCCAAGGGAAAGAATAGCAATTTTAGACCCCTCACGAACAATTCTTCCTTTGCCAATCTCAAGAATTTCAGCGGGTACATTCAAATTAACACCTACCCCTTCACCTCGTGGATATCGAAAAGCGGAGGGACAGTCATCGATCGATGCCGCTGTGGCAATCATATGTTTTAGTTCTAATTCATCTGCTGCTGCCATGATGACCATATTTGGCAAACATCCTAAATAAGCCAAATCATAACTTCCGGCATGTGTTGCCCCATCGGCGCCAACAAGGCCAGCACGATCTAAAGCAAATCGCACGGGTAGTTTTTGCAACATTACATCATGTATAACCTGATCGTAGCCCCGCTGAAGAAATGTAGAATAAATGGCGACAAAGGGTTTTAAACCATCGCAGGCCATCCCTGCGGCAAAAGTCACTGCATGTTGTTCAGCAATACCCACATCGAAGCATCGCTCTGGAAACTGTTTTGCAAAAATATCAAGCCCTGTACCCGCAGGCATAGCTGCAGTGATAGCAATTATTCCACTGTCTTTCTTAGCTTCTTCAACTAAGCATTCTCCAAAAACTTTGGTGTAACTTGGCACTGCCGTTTTAGCAATCTGTTGTATGCCCGTAATAACGTCAAATTTGCTCACCCCATGAAATTTGTCTGCAGAAGCTTCAGCTGGAGCATATCCGCGGCCTTTCTGTGTCACAACATGAAGCAATATAGGCCCTGACTCTGCCCGATCTCTTACATTCTTTAGAACAGGAATTAGATGATCCAAATCATGCCCATCCACAGGACCAACATAATAAAAACCCAATTCTTCAAATAAAGTACCACCTGTAACCATACCCCGAGCAAATTCTTCTGCTCGACGTGCCGCGGTCTCTAAGGATTTTGGAAGGTGACTCGCTACATCTTTCGCCATTTTTCGCAAAGAATGATAAGACCGGGAGGAAAGGAGTCGGGATAGATAACCACTCATTGCACCCACAGGCGGAGCGATAGACATATCGTTATCGTTCAATATAACAATTAATCGACTGGCCATAGCACCGGCATTATTAAGAGCCTCGTAGGCCATTCCAGCACTCATAGCACCATCACCAATAACCGCTACGATATTATGATTTTCACCCTTTAAATCTCGAGCAACAGCAAAACCTAAAGCAGCTGAAATTGATGTAGAAGCATGGGCAGTACCAAAAGGATCATAAACGCTTTCACTGCGCCGTGTAAATCCAGAGGGACCACCTGCTTGTCGCAATCTAGACATTTGTTCCCGACGGCCCGTCAAAATTTTATGGGGATAAGATTGATGACCCACATCCCAAATAACTTTATCTTGAGGGGTATCAAAAACATGATGTAAAGCAACTGTCAACTCAACCACACCCAAGCTAGCCCCTAAATGTCCCCCCGTGCGCGAAACATTATGAATTGTTTCTTGGCGAACTTCAGCAGCCAATAGATGCAATGCATCCATAGATAAACCTTTCATGTCTGCTGGGGTATGGATTTTATCCAAATGTGGGGTAGACGCTAAAACGGGATCAGTCACCTAAATTCACTCTCGTATATATTATCTCTTTCAAGACCGAAACTTATGTACCCCCAGAATTTAAGCAAGGCAGCTTGCGAAAGCAAGAAATATATCAATTGCTCTTGTTATTTTTTAAATTTGAACGTACCCATAGAATTTACAATTTGTTTACAAATATAACGTTATGCTAAAATTTGTATATGTTTGTTTTTCAGGAGCTTATAATGCATTTAGGGACATATTTTAAATACCTTAATAATTTTGTCGTTATCGGCTTTACATTCTTAGCTTGCCTCTCAGAAGTTTCAGCTGCACCTCATCAAATTGGACAAGCATTAGTCCCCGGCCAAAAATCCAAAAGTCAAGATGTGGAACAAACCCCCCTGATGAATATAAAAGGCATGGAAGTAAGTATGGGGGATTCCAAAGCTCCCCTAACCATTGTCATGTATTATTCCTTGACCTGCCCTCACTGTCATGACTATCAACTGCAAGAAATTCCCAAAATTAAGTCAGAATTTATTGACAAAAGGCTTGTTCGCTTCATTTATAGAGACTTTCCAACAGATTCCAGTGCTGTCAAAGCTGCAAAAATTGCTTGGTGTCATGGTAAGGAGCAATATCTTGGCTTTGCCAAAAAGCTTCTTGAAACACAAGATAAGTGGGTTCCAATAGATGTTGCAAAACTTAAAGAGGCTGATAAAAATTTAGAAAGAATTGCTAAGGATTTGGGAATTTCTGATACTGACTATAAAAAATGCTTGGCCAACGAAGAGATTGAAGCCTCCATTCTTCGATCAAGTTTCGAAGCTCAGAAAACCTACTCTATTAATGCTGCTCCCGCTTTTCTCGTAAATAACGAATATTATGACGGTATTGTTACTGCTGATTATATTCGCGATAAGCTACACAAAATGATGGACAGTAAGCATCACCTACCTATCCCTTAGAGCTAGGCTTTTTACCTTTTGCGATAATGATGCGTTTCCTTGATAAAATGCAGCAAAAGCCAACTAGCAGCGATCGCCACAGGAATCGCCATCATAGCATTTTGATAAGCGCTCACGCTATAAATACGTAAATTATCCGGTCCAAACGAACCATCCCAACAATAGTCTAACAAGTGACCAAGTAACGGTTGAAAAACAATTCCACTCATCATCACAATAGCATTCGTAAATCAAAGGGCAGTGCCGCTGATGCGTCGGGGAAGAATTTCTTTTACACAAGCAAAGACAAGGACTT
Proteins encoded in this window:
- a CDS encoding YggT family protein produces the protein MDIILIPMIRVIIMALNAYWWAIVIYIVLGWLEQFNIINRYNNFVYGIHTFLFRIVEPALVPIRRLLPQMAGVDLSPVVLILAIYLIQGILLQLAIKFPF
- the dxs gene encoding 1-deoxy-D-xylulose-5-phosphate synthase; the protein is MKGLSMDALHLLAAEVRQETIHNVSRTGGHLGASLGVVELTVALHHVFDTPQDKVIWDVGHQSYPHKILTGRREQMSRLRQAGGPSGFTRRSESVYDPFGTAHASTSISAALGFAVARDLKGENHNIVAVIGDGAMSAGMAYEALNNAGAMASRLIVILNDNDMSIAPPVGAMSGYLSRLLSSRSYHSLRKMAKDVASHLPKSLETAARRAEEFARGMVTGGTLFEELGFYYVGPVDGHDLDHLIPVLKNVRDRAESGPILLHVVTQKGRGYAPAEASADKFHGVSKFDVITGIQQIAKTAVPSYTKVFGECLVEEAKKDSGIIAITAAMPAGTGLDIFAKQFPERCFDVGIAEQHAVTFAAGMACDGLKPFVAIYSTFLQRGYDQVIHDVMLQKLPVRFALDRAGLVGADGATHAGSYDLAYLGCLPNMVIMAAADELELKHMIATAASIDDCPSAFRYPRGEGVGVNLNVPAEILEIGKGRIVREGSKIAILSLGSRLGEALKAADLLSGYGLSTTVADARFAKPIDIELIGQLVHNHEVLITLEEGSIGGFATQVFHVLETQGLLDKGIKIRTMMLPDRLIDHATPAMQYEEAGLTAHHILIQALDALGIHEKNEVSSRLAS
- the rpsD gene encoding 30S ribosomal protein S4, translating into MTKRVTAKHKIDRRLGVNLWGRPKSPVNRRNYGPGQHGQQRSKPSDYGIQLRAKQKLKGYYGNINERQFRRLYEEAVRRRGDTSENLIELLERRLDAVIYRMKFVSTVFAARQFVNHGHVQVNGKRVNIPSYQVRDGDEIVVGGRMKDNVNVALAIQSNERDVPDYVEADHKGFKGRFIRGPKLADVPYPVSMEPNLVVEFYSR
- the folD gene encoding bifunctional methylenetetrahydrofolate dehydrogenase/methenyltetrahydrofolate cyclohydrolase FolD — its product is MAAILIDGNAIATQIRQDISIKVSDFKKSHGYPPGLAVLLVGDNPASQVYVKNKRKSCEEVGIRSEVFLMPEQTSETEILAKIDDLNADDRVHGILIQLPLPESLDTARIISRLLPHKDVDGLHPQNLGLLFAGRPNLVPCTPLGCLHLIHSIMPSVEGKHAVVVGRSVLVGRPTALLLSFKNATVVQTHSQTLNLAEECRRADILVTAIGKPGLITADYIKPGAVVIDIGISRVVEPNGTVSLKGDVDFEGVRKVAGFLTPVPGGVGPMTVTYLLENTLAAATQSKIAL
- a CDS encoding lytic transglycosylase domain-containing protein codes for the protein MVRNVRVLVVIFTNLFFLAEGFATPHYYCEKYIEEAAQKTGVLPEIIWAVAKAESNLGTRPWPWTINVKGKGHYFPNKAAAEKFLKTLPKRVRYQTDLGCMQVNWGFHGAGFSRVSEMLNPRLNILYAAYFLKELYQESGRWAKAVASYHSRKWSHGGKYANRVAHLVKDYEK